Within the Salvia hispanica cultivar TCC Black 2014 chromosome 4, UniMelb_Shisp_WGS_1.0, whole genome shotgun sequence genome, the region taaaagtcaaATTGCTAGAAATAAACAGTATAATGACAAATAATAGAGTGTTTTACTATACCAATCCACccattttcaagaaaattaattataaagatttaattattttattgtctaTAACAACAACTAGCGGTGAGTGGAGGCTTTTTTAGTGACTTgtcattaaattaaagtagtaaattaattagttaaatttgagaattaagaatttattcTATGATATGCGACTATATCCAACTCTTTTCTCTCCtctatcttttcatttttcttttgttttttaaaaagtaatatactccgtaataaataaatgctccttataattagattttttagaaattgttaaatttttgtaaGTTGAATTGAAAAATGGAGTAGTAGCGAGTAAATCATATAAATCCCTATATTCGAAGCACCTCCTCAAACTTCTCTTATTATGAAATTGACCCCCCCAAAAAAGGAGCTGAATACAATCTTCAATTCCATTTCTTGAAACCGATATGTCTTCACTCCTAAAACAGCACAtgtaaaatcaaacaaaaatcccATGTTAAACATGGCAAGCACCGGAATTCTGGGATTCATTACGCCGCCGTTGAGCTCTGGCAGCAGGAAATCAAAGACGCAAAGTAAAGACACCTCTTTCACCTGTTGCTCAACTTCTACCTCCTCAAACGAGCAAGAAACCGTGCCAGCATTCACCTATTACAGAGCCTCGCCGTCTGTGAGGTGGCCGCACTTGAAATTCACCGAATCCCAGCACGATTCCCCGGTGAAAACGCCGATTCCCGAGGTTACAGATGAGATTGTGGACGAGGAAGGGGGGTTTGCTGGTGCAGACGAGGTGTTCGACGAAAGGCCTAGCAGAAACagagtgaagaaaatgaacaaGCTGGCGTTGAAGAGGGCCAAGGATTGGCGGAAGAGGGTTCAGTTCTTGACGGACAGGATATTGGAGCTGAAATCGGATGAGTTTGTGGCGGATGTTTTGGATGAGAAGATGGTGCAGATGACGCCGACTGATTTCTGCTTCGTGGTGAAAGGGGTGGGGCGGTCGAGCTGGCAGAGGGCGTTGGAGGTTTACGAGTGGTTGAATCTTCGCCATTGGTATGCGCCGAATGCTAGGATGCTGGCCACGATTCTCTCCGTGCTTGGGAAAGCCAATCAAGAAGGTTTAGCTGTGGAGATGTACACTCGAGCTGAATCGGCTATGGGGAATACGGTCCAAGTTTACAACGCGATGATGGGAGTTTACGCGAGAAATGGCCGGTTTCTTAAGGTTAAGGAGCTGCTGGACTTGATGCGTGAGCGAGGGTGTGAGCCGGACCTTGTTAGTTTCAACACGTTGATCAATGCGCGGCTGAGATCAGGGCCGATGGCTCCGAATTTGGGGATTGAGCTTCTTGGCGAAGTGAGGAGATCGGGGATAAGGCCAGACATCATCACGTACAACACTCTGATCAGTGGATGCTCGCGTGAATCCAATCTGGAGGAGGCTGTGAAGATCTTCAACGACATGGAGGAGCATGGATGTCAGCCGGATTTGTGGACGTACAATGCCATGATCTCGGTGTATGGAAGATGTGGGCTCTCTGGTGAGGCGGAGCGCCTCTTTAAAGAGCTCCATTCGAAGGGCTTCTTGCCAGACGCAGTGACGTACAATTCTCTGCTCTACGCATTTGCAAGAGAAGGGAATGTGGTGAAGGTGAAGGAGATATGTCAAGAATTTATGGAGATGGGGTTTGTAAAAGATGAGATGACTTACAACACCATAATCAGTATGTATGGGAAGCAAGGAAGGCACGACCTCGCCTTGCAGACTTACAGAGAGTTGCAATCCTCTGGTCGGCATCCTGATGCAGTGACGTATACTGTCCTCATCGACTCATTAGGGAAAGCAAACAAGATGGGGGAAGCTGCAGATGTCATGTCTGAGATGCTGGATACCGGTGTGAGGCCTACGCTACGAACTTACAGTGCTTTAATATGTGGCTATGCCAAAGCTGGACAGCGAGCTCAGGCTGAGGAGACGTATGATTGCATGATCCGTTCTGGGATTAAGCCAGATAAGCTTGCATATGGAGTCATGCTGGATGTGCATATGAGGTCGAAGAACACAAAGAAGGCAGTAATGTTGTACCAGGATATGGTTTCTGATGGTTATGTCCCCGATCTTGGCATGTACGAAGCACTGATCCATGTACTTGCAGGAGAGAGCAACGAAAGATTTATCCAGAAAGTAGTTGAGCATCTCGAAGAACTTCATGGCTTGAGCTCAGAGAGGATTTCTGCATTACTTGCAAAAGCAGGTTGCTATGATTTTGCTGCAGAAAAGTTAAGGCTTGCAGTTATGAAGAACTCTACAGTTAATCAGGAGAATTTGCTATCAATTTTGGGTTCATATAGTTTATCCGGGCGACATTCTGAAGCTATAGAGCTACTAAATTTTGTGCAGGAAAATGCTCCCGGATCTGAGCAGTTGATAGCTGAGGCTTTGGTTGTTATACATTGCAATGCTAGTCAGTTAGACGCTGCTTTAGACgaatatcacaaaaataacaGTGTTTTTATGTATGAAGGGAGCTCTGCTATGTATGAATACCTAATTGTGTCGTGTGCAGAGAATGAACGCTTGGTTGAAGTTTCTCAGATATATTCGGATATGAGATTCTATGGGATTGAGCCTTCAGCGAAAGTGTATCAGACAATGTCCCTTTCTTATTGTAAGTTAGGTCTTCCTGAGACAGGTCATCATTTGTTCGAGCAGGCGGAGTTAAAGGGTATTCCTCTTCATGATACATCCGTTTGTACTGCTCTTGTCGAAGCTTATGGAAAAGTGAAGCAACTGGAGAAGGCAGAGAGTGTCGTTGGAAAGCTGAGGCAGAAATGCAAGATTTTGGACCGTAAGATCTGGAACTCGTTGCTTGAAGCCTATGCTTTGAGTGGTTGTTATGAGAAAGCAAGAGCTGCTTTTAACACAATGATGAGAGACGGGCCTTCCCCAACGGTTGATACAATGAACTTATTACTGCAGGCACTGGTTGTTGATGGGAGATTAGATGAGCTTTACGTTGTGATTCAGGATCTTCAAGATATGGGGTTCAAGATTAGTAAGAGTTCGATTATTTTGATGCTCGAGGCATTCGCCCAATCTGGAAACGTGTTTGAGGTGAAGAAGATATACAATGGAATGATAGCTGCAGGCTATCTTCCTACTATGCATCTGTACAAGGTTATGATCGGGCTGCTGTCAAGGGCGAGACAGGTAATGGATGTCGAGGCTATAGTTTCTGAGATGGAGGGAGCAGGATTCACTCCTGATATTGTTATATACAATATGTTGCTTAAGATGTATACACAAATAGAGGATTATAAGAAGACGGTTCAAATATACCAACGACTTCAAGAACGTGAACTGAAACCGGATGAGGAAACTTACAGTACTCTAATCCTAATGTATTGTAGAGACTGTAGGCCCGAAGAAGCTGCTTTATTGATGCATGAAATGAGACGGCTTGGTTTTAAACCGCAATCAGACACCTACAAGAGCTTGGTAGCAGCATTTTGTAAGAAGATGATGATTGAGCAAGCTGAAGAGCTCTTTGATGGCCTAAAATCAGAGGGGAACAAGCTAGACCGGTCGTTTTATCACTTGATGATGAAAATGTACCGAACATCTGGGAACCATGCTAAAGCAGAGAATTTGTTGGTGACCATGAAAGAATCAGGAATTGAACCCACTGCTGCTACGATGCACCTGCTTATGACTTCATACGGAAGCTCAGGGCGTCCAGAGGAAGCTGAAAAAGTGCTTAATAGTTTAAAGGCTACTGGTTCAGATTTTGGCACATTATCATATAGTTCAGTGATAGATGCTTACCTCAAGAATGGTGATCTTGATGTTGGCATCCGGAAACTTGAGGAGTTGAGAAACGAGGGCTTGAATCCGGACCACAGGATATGGACTTGTTTCGTTCGGGCAGCTAGTCTGTGCCACAGCTTCGGTGAAGCCACTATGCTACTAAatgccattggagatgctgGTTTTCAACTGCCATTAAGGCAATGTTTCTATTTCTATCTTTGGAAAGTGGAGTTTATCTGTTAATTACGTGTTCGTGAACTAAGATTCGTCCTTTTTCACAGGCTCTTGACGGATAATTCTATGTCACTGCTGTCAGAGCTAGACTGCTATCTCAAGAATCTGGAACCTGTAGAGGACAATGCAGCATTTCACTTTGTCAATGCATTGGAAGATATGCTGTGGGCTTTTGAGCGCCGCGCAACTGCCACATGGATTTTCCAACTGGCAGTTAAGAGAAACATATATCACAAAGATGTTTTCAGGTAGCTACTAAAATCAGTTATTGCTTCCAGTTTTTGTAGCCTTCGTTTATTTCAAGAGTTGTGgaaatatattgaattatgttCTTTGacaaattaaagaggtaagtTAAACAAGAAGAGTAACTTAGTTACTTGAAAATCAGTTATTGCTTCCAGTTTACTGCATATGCTTGTATACTGATGATCTGCAACGAATCCATGATGTCTCAAGATAACTTCTGCATTATATTCTTGTGATTTGttgattcaattttgatttggcTTACAGGGTGGCTGACAAGGATTGGGGGGCCGACTTCAGAAAGCTATCTGCCGGTGCTGCTCTTGTTGCTCTAACATTATGGCTCGATCACATGCAGGCAAATGCTTTTGCTCTTAAGCTCTCTCGATGTTTTCAGATACGTTGTGTGCTGGGATGATGTCAATTTCCTTGCCTGGACTCGAGCCTTGATACTGCTAATTTTTCGTTCTTCAGTTATATCTAACCAAGCAATACAAATTTTCcaattcttttaatatatcaaACTGCATCTTCCATGAGTTTCTTGAGTATTTCGAGAGAATTGGCTTTTGATCATGACAGCTTGATATTTAGACTCACCTTTTTTTTGTTCGAAGCTTAAATCTTTTCTTGAAATGTTTCTTATTTGACAGTTCACTAGATTGAACACTGAATTTCTCGCTCTTCGACCCTTTATCTCCCACAGGATGCATCGTTGGAAGGCTTCCCGGAGTCTCCAAAGTCCGTCGTCCTGATCATAGGAAACTCAGTGTACAACAAAGTCTCGTTGAACAGCACTCTGAAGGCATACCTCTGGGAGATGGGGTCTCCTTTCTTACCATGTAAAACAAGGAGTGGAATCCTCATTGCCAAAGCGCATTCATTAAGGTTGTGGTTGAAAGACTCTGCGTTTTGCTCGGATCTGGAGCTGAAGGACACCCCTCTGCCCCCCGAGACTAACTCGATGCAGCTCCTCGAGGGATGCTACATCAGACGGGGGCTCGTTCCTGCATTCAGCGACATCAGGGAGAGGATGGGGGAGGTGAGACCGAGGAAGTTTGCTAGGCTTGCACTGCTCTCGGATGAGAAACGGGACTCGGTTATTCGTGCTGATGTGGAAGGTAGAAGGGAGAAGTTGGCCAAGATGGGAAATGGTGTTgtggtgaagatgaagatgagcAGGTTTAAGGGGAAGTTTATTAAAAGGGCTTCTCTCTCCGAAACAAAAGGTGAAGCATAGACGTAAGATAGATGTTGtgaaaatagtattttattttttttgttgtgtttatAGGCAATACAACACAATTAGCAAAATAAACTCCAAATTTGTAgtatatatcattaaattagtcgatgattttttttattaatcttatCTTTTTGCTGGAAGTAGAAGTGTTGTGACAGGTATAgcaaatgaaaaaagatattacaaattgcatatatttatatatattaaatatattactagattatataaaaatgtactccataaaataaaaaaattattgtgttaagtagcaaaaaaaaaataggaagcAAGTAACTTATTGTTGAAAGTATTATTGTTGGGTATTAagattcttaaaaaaatataatgctAGTGAATATGATGTCAGATAAATTACCcatgataaattatttatcctgtgtttggaatataaaaaaatttattataattttgaacttatattaattaattaaattaaagacaaTCCATAAGtctaaaataacattaaagtTAATAACTGAAAACATAAGGAGTAAAGGAGTAAtaatcattttcattatttttattattatgatttaaaaatcTGATAATTGCAGTATgagttataattttataattacattaatgttttttaactagttattaatttttaatataataatagtgaaaaaaaatttatcattataattcataatttaataattatattaaaataatcataacaaaatattactgTTAACATAATAGGAGTAACAATTAACAAcgataataaataatagtagtacaataataaaatcacTATTATCGTTACAATTAtagttatagttataattaagtatgattcataattttcaaatttgactatattaaatttttctgaattaattattatttattactccgtATAGATCATGTGCCCAATATATATTGGGCTGATAAAGCCCATTAATAAAACGACCTTATTCCTCGGCTAATAACTTAAACGGGCCATCTCAGTTTCGGCTCATCGGCCCAATAGGCCCTAAAACCCGTTCAAAATCTAGGGTTTTTCTTGCGCAGTATATATAGGAAGACGCGCCCCATTTCTCTGTGGATTTGCAGCAGAAGAGCTAAGAGGAGCTCCCCGTCGACCGCCGTAAGTCTCATCGCTGCTCGAATTCGCTTATCCTCTTGGTTTAATGCGTTGCGCTCAGAACACTTATTGTTCATAGTTTTTTAGTTGCGAAATTAGCCTGATTAATCTAGGTTAAATGGAGCTGGGAAATGGTTAGCTTAATTCGTTTCCTGATGATATGCGCGAATGGTTTTGTTTGATGTGTTCAGTTTGTAATTGAGGTTTTTGGTTCTGTGTGATctgagtatattttaatgttgaaTCTTTGCATTATAAGGTTGAAGATAGTTAGAAGTTGAATTGTTTTCTGATTCAGTTTACCTACTGCTGAGTTTGCCTTTCCGGATGCAAAAACTTACCTTGCTCAATGGTCATGTAATCTATGTGctaaaaaggataaaaaagaCCATCTTTGTTACCGTGTGCTCAATTTTCCATGTATGATTCCATTTATGATAATGTTGATGCCAATTGATTCGTTGAATTAGGAGAGTTGATTTTTTACTTTCCTCTTGTTTAGGTAAACCATGAAGCACAACAACGTTATTCCCAACGGGCACTTCAAGAAACATTGGCAAAACTATGTGAAGACATGGTTTAATCAGCCTGCACGCAAGGCCAGGAGAAGAAATGGTACTGACTTCAAGATATGActgatttttgtttataatggAAATGCTTTGAGCTATTGTTATCTGGTTCGGACTGGTCTTGTTCTTCTGTAAagcttctctttctctatttCAGCAAGACAGCAGAAGGCAATCAAGATATTTCCAAGGCCCACCGCTGGTCCACTTCGTCCAGTTGTTCGTGGCCAGACTCTAAAGTACAACATGAAGGTCAGAGCTGGTAGGGGATTTTCTCTGGAGGAGCTGAAGGTGAGTTTTCTTATTCTAAAATGCATCATTTCAtcaaagattttattttgcttatcCATAGTGATTCAGTATGGTCTGGATTTATAAAGCCTGTAACGACTATTTAGGCTCCCTTGTGAATGCTTCTCTTGCCTGTCCATATCctaaattttagttttcttcTATAATAGTATATGACTTGGATTTCCTCTGATTTTGGATACTGCTAATTTATTGCATCATTTGCTGTGATTGCTTGCAATTTTTCATTAACACTAGTAGTAGTTGTTGAGGTTTACTTCTTATTGTTGTTTTAGTATCACCAAATGCtgacacatttttaatttcaatatataggCTGCAGGCATCCCGAAGAAACTTGCACCAACTGTTGGTATTTCAGTCGATCACAGGCGTCGCAACAGTTCCTTGGAAGGGTTCCAGACCAATGTCCAGAGGCTGAAAACATTCAAGGCCAAGCTCGTTGTCTTCCCAAGACGCGCTCGCAAGACCAAGGTAATGATGCCGGCCCAAATATCTCATCTTGCTTGCTATCACAGATGTTTTATGGCtaaccttttttcttttttgcctTAGGCTGGTGACTCTTCACCTGAGGAGTTGGCAACCGCCACCCAAGTGACGGGACCATTCTTGCCGATTGTAAGTGAGAAGCCATCGGTTGAGCTTGTGAAGATCACAGGAGACATGAAGTCATTCAGGGCATACGACAAGCTGCGTCTGGAGCGAACTAATGCACGCCATGTCGGTGTTAGAGCCAAGAGGGCAGCAGAGGCTGAGAAGGAAGAGAAGAAGTAGGTGAAAAAGGAAGTTTGTGTGATTTTCTGATTCTACAAGCTGTTTaatctgtttttgttttggggCTGGACCagctttcttgattttgttcgAAATTTTTCTAGTGTT harbors:
- the LOC125222392 gene encoding 60S ribosomal protein L13-1-like, with protein sequence MKHNNVIPNGHFKKHWQNYVKTWFNQPARKARRRNARQQKAIKIFPRPTAGPLRPVVRGQTLKYNMKVRAGRGFSLEELKAAGIPKKLAPTVGISVDHRRRNSSLEGFQTNVQRLKTFKAKLVVFPRRARKTKAGDSSPEELATATQVTGPFLPIVSEKPSVELVKITGDMKSFRAYDKLRLERTNARHVGVRAKRAAEAEKEEKK
- the LOC125222388 gene encoding pentatricopeptide repeat-containing protein At3g18110, chloroplastic, which translates into the protein MLNMASTGILGFITPPLSSGSRKSKTQSKDTSFTCCSTSTSSNEQETVPAFTYYRASPSVRWPHLKFTESQHDSPVKTPIPEVTDEIVDEEGGFAGADEVFDERPSRNRVKKMNKLALKRAKDWRKRVQFLTDRILELKSDEFVADVLDEKMVQMTPTDFCFVVKGVGRSSWQRALEVYEWLNLRHWYAPNARMLATILSVLGKANQEGLAVEMYTRAESAMGNTVQVYNAMMGVYARNGRFLKVKELLDLMRERGCEPDLVSFNTLINARLRSGPMAPNLGIELLGEVRRSGIRPDIITYNTLISGCSRESNLEEAVKIFNDMEEHGCQPDLWTYNAMISVYGRCGLSGEAERLFKELHSKGFLPDAVTYNSLLYAFAREGNVVKVKEICQEFMEMGFVKDEMTYNTIISMYGKQGRHDLALQTYRELQSSGRHPDAVTYTVLIDSLGKANKMGEAADVMSEMLDTGVRPTLRTYSALICGYAKAGQRAQAEETYDCMIRSGIKPDKLAYGVMLDVHMRSKNTKKAVMLYQDMVSDGYVPDLGMYEALIHVLAGESNERFIQKVVEHLEELHGLSSERISALLAKAGCYDFAAEKLRLAVMKNSTVNQENLLSILGSYSLSGRHSEAIELLNFVQENAPGSEQLIAEALVVIHCNASQLDAALDEYHKNNSVFMYEGSSAMYEYLIVSCAENERLVEVSQIYSDMRFYGIEPSAKVYQTMSLSYCKLGLPETGHHLFEQAELKGIPLHDTSVCTALVEAYGKVKQLEKAESVVGKLRQKCKILDRKIWNSLLEAYALSGCYEKARAAFNTMMRDGPSPTVDTMNLLLQALVVDGRLDELYVVIQDLQDMGFKISKSSIILMLEAFAQSGNVFEVKKIYNGMIAAGYLPTMHLYKVMIGLLSRARQVMDVEAIVSEMEGAGFTPDIVIYNMLLKMYTQIEDYKKTVQIYQRLQERELKPDEETYSTLILMYCRDCRPEEAALLMHEMRRLGFKPQSDTYKSLVAAFCKKMMIEQAEELFDGLKSEGNKLDRSFYHLMMKMYRTSGNHAKAENLLVTMKESGIEPTAATMHLLMTSYGSSGRPEEAEKVLNSLKATGSDFGTLSYSSVIDAYLKNGDLDVGIRKLEELRNEGLNPDHRIWTCFVRAASLCHSFGEATMLLNAIGDAGFQLPLRLLTDNSMSLLSELDCYLKNLEPVEDNAAFHFVNALEDMLWAFERRATATWIFQLAVKRNIYHKDVFRVADKDWGADFRKLSAGAALVALTLWLDHMQDASLEGFPESPKSVVLIIGNSVYNKVSLNSTLKAYLWEMGSPFLPCKTRSGILIAKAHSLRLWLKDSAFCSDLELKDTPLPPETNSMQLLEGCYIRRGLVPAFSDIRERMGEVRPRKFARLALLSDEKRDSVIRADVEGRREKLAKMGNGVVVKMKMSRFKGKFIKRASLSETKGEA